The following proteins are encoded in a genomic region of Comamonas resistens:
- the glnL gene encoding nitrogen regulation protein NR(II), with protein sequence MNASAALSHGEPGNTADQDCALSYQSLDWLCTLIAVLDSQGVVRFVNAALENALGQSRRTMEATEFATCFSEPALLDKALSGARSNDFAALRFEAALLRLGQDLLPVHVTVSLVEQQGHVMVEMWPLEQQARQDREERIREQAEANKELIRNLAHEIKNPLGGIRGAAQLLQMDLATPELREYTTVIVHEADRLQVLVDRLLAPHRHPHDVGDVNIHEVCERVRSLVLIEYPQGLKITRDYDISIPEFRGDGVQLIQALLNIVQNAAQALSLRIAQGDAEIILRTRVARQVTLGRQRYRLALELHVIDNGSGVPDAIKERIFYPLVSGRDGGSGLGLTLAQTFVQRHHGLIECDSQPGRTDFRILIPLP encoded by the coding sequence ACGCTGATTGCCGTCCTGGATTCCCAGGGCGTGGTGCGCTTTGTCAATGCTGCGCTGGAGAATGCGCTGGGGCAGTCGCGCCGCACCATGGAGGCGACAGAATTCGCAACCTGCTTTTCCGAGCCTGCGCTGCTGGACAAGGCGCTGAGCGGTGCGCGCTCCAACGACTTTGCGGCCTTGCGCTTTGAAGCCGCTTTGCTGCGCCTCGGGCAGGATCTTTTACCCGTGCATGTCACTGTGTCCCTGGTCGAGCAACAAGGCCATGTAATGGTGGAGATGTGGCCTCTGGAGCAGCAGGCCCGTCAGGATCGCGAAGAGCGCATTCGCGAGCAGGCCGAGGCCAACAAGGAACTGATACGCAATCTGGCCCATGAGATCAAGAATCCGCTCGGCGGCATTCGCGGTGCGGCGCAGCTATTGCAAATGGATCTGGCTACTCCGGAGTTGCGTGAATACACCACCGTCATTGTTCACGAGGCAGACCGGCTTCAGGTACTGGTGGATCGCTTGCTGGCTCCCCACCGGCACCCACACGATGTGGGGGATGTGAATATTCACGAGGTCTGCGAGCGTGTACGTTCCCTGGTGCTGATCGAGTATCCGCAGGGTCTGAAAATCACGCGCGACTATGACATCTCCATCCCTGAATTCCGGGGTGACGGTGTACAGCTGATCCAGGCGCTGCTCAACATCGTGCAAAACGCGGCCCAGGCGCTGAGCCTGCGGATTGCCCAGGGCGATGCCGAGATCATTTTGCGCACGCGTGTGGCACGCCAGGTCACTCTGGGGCGGCAACGCTACAGACTGGCATTGGAATTGCATGTCATTGACAACGGTTCAGGCGTGCCCGATGCCATCAAGGAGAGAATTTTCTATCCCCTGGTGTCTGGCAGAGATGGGGGCTCTGGCTTGGGGTTGACGCTGGCGCAGACCTTTGTGCAGCGTCACCATGGGCTGATTGAGTGCGACAGCCAGCCGGGCAGGACAGATTTTCGTATTCTGATTCCCCTGCCGTAA